The nucleotide window AGCGGATCGTGCGCAGTTCCTCGCGCACCGCGTCGCGCGCGGCGGCGAAGGCCGGCGCGGCCGCGCGGCCGGCTTCGCTTTCGGCGCGCATGCGCTCGAACTGCTCGGCAACGCGCGCGAAGCGCTTCATGCATTCGTCGCGCAGCCTGGCCAGGTCGGCTTCGGCGCTTTGCTGGCCGCTGCCTTCATCGGCGTCGTCGGCGTCTTCGTCGGTCTCTTCGGCGCTGTCGATGCTGCTGTCGTCGGCGTCGTCCGCAACGGCGGCGGCCGGCTCGGCGATGCTCTCGTCGCTGAGGCCGTCGATCACGTCGTCGATGCCGATCTCGTTGCCGGCAACCTTGGCCGACAGCTCGAGAATCGCGGCGACGGTGAACGGGCAGGCCGAGATCGCATGCACCATGTTGTTCAGGCCGTCCTCGATGCGCTTGGCGATCTCGACTTCCTGCTTGCGCGTCAGCAGCGTGGCCGAGCTCATTTCGCGCATGTACATGCGCACCGGGTCGGTGGTGCGGCCGAACTCGGAATCGACGGTCGCCAGCGCGACCTCGGCTTCCTCTTCGGCCTGCTCGTCGGAGGCCACCACCGGGCCGTCGCTGAGCAGCAGGGTCTCGGCATCCGGGGTCTGCTCGTAGATCTTCACGCCCATCTCGGCGAAGGTGCCGACGATGCTTTCCATCGCGGCCGTATCCGTGAAGTTCTCGGGCAGGTGGTCGCTGATATCCGCGTGCGTCAGGTAGCCGCGCTGCCTGCCAAGCTGGATCAGCGCGCGCAGCTGCTGGCTGCGCGCGGCGGCGTCGGCCGTCGGGTCAGAGGGTGCCGTGGCCGCATTGGCCTGGCCGGTGTCCTTGCCTGCTGCTGCTCGTGTTTTGGCTGCCGTTCGTTGTGCGCCACTTGTCATTGACTGCTGTTTCCTTCGTGCATCGCGTTTCGACGGCAGTGCGCACGAGGGCGCGCGTGATTCCAACCTGCTGTCAAGGCTCGCGTGGGGTTCGGCGGGGGCGGAGGGGATTACCTACGCCGCGGCCGTTTGAATAGGGGCCGCATATTCTACAGCCATTGCTGCGTCGCAGCAGGTCCGGGGCCCGGAATGCGTGGCGGCAAGTCTGCCGGAACGCGGGGTATTTGCAACAGGAAGAGCAGAAAAGCGCGGAAAAAGCCGCTGAAATGGCGCAAATTCCCAGCGCTGCCGGCTCAGCCGCCCGCGTCCGCCCGTGCAAGTGCCGCCTCAGGCATAGTCCAGCGGCAGCGCGGTGGTGTACTTGATCTGCTCCATCGCGAAGCTGGAACTGACATCGGCCAGTTCCGCGCCCTGGATCAGCTTCTTGTAGACGCGGTCGTAGGCGGCGATATCGGGCACGACCACGCGCAGCAGGTAATCGGTGTCGCCGGCCATGCGATAGAACTCGGTCACTTCCGGGATCGACGACACCACCCCGTGGAACTGCTTGAGCCATTTCACGTTGTGCTGGCTGGTGCGGACCGAGACGAAGACGGTGACGCCGGCATTGAGCTTGCCGGCATCGAGCAGCGCCACGCGCTTGCGAATCAGGCCGGCTTCTTCCAGCTTC belongs to Cupriavidus taiwanensis and includes:
- a CDS encoding Lrp/AsnC family transcriptional regulator: MDRYDKQILAILQEDATLPVAEIGERVGLSSTPCWRRIQKLEEAGLIRKRVALLDAGKLNAGVTVFVSVRTSQHNVKWLKQFHGVVSSIPEVTEFYRMAGDTDYLLRVVVPDIAAYDRVYKKLIQGAELADVSSSFAMEQIKYTTALPLDYA